Proteins encoded within one genomic window of Candidatus Eisenbacteria bacterium:
- a CDS encoding MBL fold metallo-hydrolase, giving the protein MLELCSIASGSKGNAYVVGAEGSYLLVDCGISARRLSRALGRMGVTLDSIEGILISHEHRDHVSGLENFRKKCPAPLYGTYGTLDSLSRPGPGPTHAIEAGREFAVGPFRVHPFSVQHDAEDPVGFRVECGAGPVAFATDLGRVDGTVRRAIAGARALVIESNHEEEMLRAGSYPWYLKERILSDFGHLSNRATQAALAGSAHEGLEVVLLAHLSAENNRPEIALAGARRVLRANRWDGVKLLVAEQEAEGEVLVFR; this is encoded by the coding sequence GAGCTCTGCTCGATCGCGAGCGGAAGCAAGGGGAACGCCTACGTCGTCGGGGCGGAGGGGAGCTATCTCCTGGTCGACTGCGGGATCTCGGCGCGACGCCTCTCCCGCGCGCTCGGTCGAATGGGCGTGACGCTCGATTCGATCGAGGGGATCCTGATCTCCCACGAGCACCGCGACCATGTCTCGGGGCTCGAGAACTTCCGAAAGAAATGCCCCGCCCCCCTCTACGGAACCTACGGGACGCTGGACTCCCTCTCCCGCCCGGGACCGGGCCCGACCCATGCGATCGAGGCGGGGCGCGAGTTCGCGGTCGGGCCGTTCCGCGTCCATCCGTTTTCCGTGCAGCACGACGCCGAGGATCCGGTTGGTTTTCGCGTCGAGTGCGGGGCGGGCCCGGTGGCGTTCGCGACCGATCTCGGGCGGGTGGACGGGACGGTCCGCCGGGCGATCGCGGGGGCGCGCGCGCTCGTGATCGAGTCGAACCACGAGGAGGAGATGCTTCGGGCCGGGTCGTATCCTTGGTACTTAAAGGAAAGGATCCTGAGCGACTTCGGACACCTCTCGAACCGAGCGACCCAGGCCGCCCTCGCCGGCTCCGCCCACGAGGGGCTCGAAGTCGTTCTCCTCGCGCACCTCTCCGCGGAGAACAACCGTCCGGAGATCGCTCTCGCCGGAGCCCGCCGCGTGCTTCGGGCGAACCGGTGGGAC